A section of the Thunnus albacares chromosome 6, fThuAlb1.1, whole genome shotgun sequence genome encodes:
- the LOC122984216 gene encoding olfactory receptor 4D11-like, whose product MHRQKDVPHADHQEIAGTDSISWFTTINLKDAYFHIEVIPLLLESVRQERLSVILIVPDRHSVPWYAEMTQMLAAQPWSIPQNASIKVTEFIIGGFDKTEKPFVVGVVILIAYVLAVLANIINILFIIYDKRLHKPMYLLICNLAVVDILYTSSASPTMIGVLIAGVKTISYVPCFIEMFAFHLGGIMETFALSIMAFDRLIAISCPFKYHSYLTNVRTLVLTYILWIVACGIMSGMSATLLPLPHCHSKLRYTFCDYPAIIRTTCVDPRPYFNLVTVIVFFILFFTFTFICLSYILIIFFVKLSSNSNKRKMGSTCLSHLVVVTCYYCPVFISVVLTRMGVVLTLEARHGLTIGAILGPSLVNPFVYCLRTKEIRCKILGIFKSS is encoded by the exons ATGCATCGCCAGAAAGATGTTCCTCATGCTGACCATCAGGAGATTGCTGGAACTGATTCAATCAGCTGGTTCACCACCATCAACCTGAAAGACGCGTATTTTCACATCGAAGTCATTCCCCTGCTGCTGGAGAGTGTGAGACAAGAGCGGCTGTCGGTCATCCTGATAGTCCCGGATCGCCATTCAGTGCCGTGGTATGCAGAGATGACTCAGATGTTGGCAGCCCAGCCCTGGTCCATTCCCCAG AATGCTTCAATCAAAGTAACAGAATTTATTATAGGTGGttttgacaaaactgaaaaGCCTTTTGTGGTTGGTGTGGTTATATTAATTGCCTATGTTCTTGCTGTATTAGCAAATATAATTAACATCCTCTTCATCATATATGACAAGCGATTACACAAACCAATGTATCTTCTGATTTGCAACCTTGCTGTTGTTGATATACTGTACACCTCCAGTGCCAGCCCAACAATGATTGGGGTTCTAATTGCTGGTGTTAAAACCATATCCTATGTGCCATGCTTCATTGAAATGTTTGCTTTCCACTTGGGAGGGATAATGGAGACATTTGCTTTATCAATTATGGCATTTGATCGATTGATTGCTATTAGTTGTCCTTTTAAGTACCACAGTTATTTAACAAATGTGCGCACTCTTGTCCTTACATATATCCTGTGGATTGTTGCCTGTGGTATTATGTCCGGTATGTCAGCAACTCTGCTACCTCTCCCTCACTGCCACTCAAAGCTGAGGTATACTTTCTGTGACTATCCTGCCATAATAAGAACTACGTGTGTTGATCCCAGACCCTACTTCAATCTGGTTACTGTcatagtgttttttattttatttttcactttcacatttatttgccTGTCATacattttgatcatattttttgtcaaattatcCTCAAATAGTAACAAAAGGAAAATGGGCAGCACTTGTTTGAGTCACTTGGTTGTGGTAACGTGTTATTACTGTCCAGTATTTATTAGCGTTGTCTTGACCAGGATGGGTGTGGTATTAACTCTCGAGGCTCGCCATGGCCTAACAATCGGGGCCATCCTTGGTCCATCTCTTGTAAATCCTTTTGTGTACTGTCTTAGGACAAAAGAAATTAGATGTAAGATCTTGGGAATTTTCAAAAGcagttga
- the LOC122984440 gene encoding uncharacterized protein LOC122984440 codes for MTRFRERAIFYIARLVLHVTQLDFAINWKMSAPQPCQQVQYLGVVLDSARLWAALLEPRRTALQQAVLRLQWGVALTALTVMQEFGLMAAGHPAVPLGLLHMCRLQRWLASLHLDPQRHKHHLVNVPLSVQEDLHYWGSLQHLLADTPLGQMTSCIAVFTDASLTGCGGAPVWGEVVCGLQGKTNTSTSSNFRWCSWFSNTSCLWFRGDMETRQPHHSRLHQQAGWSQVRSPVEDSGEPVGVALRTPSISESPPCSGSGEQGRRPHVEGQPFARRVGAASQVGVADLELVRESGPVSQSKQHPLPALVLPDTA; via the coding sequence ATGACCAGGTTTAGAGAACGGGCCATTTTCTACATTGCCAGATTGGTGCTGCACGTAACTCAGTTAGACTTTGCCATCAACTGGAAGATGAGTGCTCCCCAGCCATGCCAGCAAGTGCAATATCTGGGGGTTGTGCTTGATTCAGCCAGGCTGTGGGCTGCTCTGTTGGAACCCAGACGGAcagccctgcagcaggcagtccTTAGACTGCAGTGGGGAGTGGCACTGACAGCTTTGACTGTCATGCAGGAATTTGGGCTCATGGCAGCAGGCCATCCAGCCGTTCCATTGGGGCTCCTGCACATGTGCCGCCTGCAACGGTGGTTAGCCAGCCTGCACTTGGATCCACAGAGGCACAAGCATCACTTGGTGAACGTCCCCCTATCAGTGCAGGAGGACCTGCACTACTGGGGGTCCCTGCAGCATCTGTTGGCAGACACACCGCTAGGCCAAATGACTTCCTGCATAGCAGTGTTCACAGATGCATCCCTGACAGGGTGTGGGGGGGCACCTGTCTGGGGAGAGGTGGTGTGTGGCCTTCAGGGGAAAACCAACACATCAACCTCCTCGAACTTCAGGTGGTGCTCCTGGTTCTCTAACACTTCCTGTCTCTGGTTCAGGGGAGACATGGAGACACGACAACCGCACCACAGTCGCCTACATCAACAGGCAGGGTGGAGTCAGGTCCGCAGCCCTGTTGAAGATAGTGGAGAACCTGTTGGTGTGGCCCTCAGAACACCCTCTATCTCTGAGAGCCCTCCATGTTCGGGGTCTGGAGAACAGGGGCGCCGACCTCATGTCGAGGGACAGCCCTTTGCCAGACGAGTGGGTGCTGCATCCCAGGTTGGTGTAGCAGATTTGGAACTGGTTCGGGAGAGCGGACCTGTTAGCCAGTCAAAACAACACCCACTGCCCGCTCTTGTTCTCCCTGACACCGCATAA
- the LOC122984215 gene encoding olfactory receptor 52I2-like, with the protein MNILFIINDKQLHKPMYLLICNLAVVDILYTSSASPTMIGVLVAGVKTISYVPCFIGMFAFHLGGIMEMFALSIMAFDRLIAISCPFKYHSYLTNVRTLVLTYILWIVACGIMSGISATLLPLPHCYSKLKYSFCEYAAIMRTTCVDPTPYFNLVTIIMFFLIFFTFAFICLSYILIIFFVKLSSNNNKRKMGSTCLSHLVVVTCYYCPVFILIVLTRMGVVLTLEARHGLMIGKILGPCLVNPFMYCLRTKEIRCKIFGIFRNS; encoded by the coding sequence ATGAACATCCTCTTCATCATAAATGACAAGCAATTACACAAACCAATGTATCTTCTGATTTGCAACCTTGCTGTTGTTGATATACTGTACACCTCCAGTGCCAGTCCAACAATGATTGGAGTTCTAGTTGCTGGTGTTAAAACCATATCCTATGTGCCATGCTTCATTGGAATGTTTGCTTTCCACTTGGGAGGGATAATGGAGATGTTTGCTTTATCGATTATGGCATTTGATCGACTGATTGCTATTAGTTGTCCATTTAAGTACCACAGTTATTTAACAAATGTGCGCACTCTTGTCCTTACATATATCCTGTGGATTGTTGCCTGTGGTATTATGTCCGGTATATCAGCAACTCTGCTACCTCTCCCTCACTGCTACTCAAAGCTGAAGTACAGTTTCTGTGAATATGCTGCCATAATGCGAACTACATGTGTTGATCCCACACCCTACTTCAATCTGGTTACcatcataatgttttttcttatatttttcacttttgcaTTTATTTGCCTGTCATacattttgatcatattttttgtcaaattatcatcaaataataacaaaaggaAAATGGGCAGCACTTGTTTGAGTCACTTGGTTGTAGTAACGTGTTATTACTGTCCAGTATTTATTCTCATTGTTTTGACCAGGATGGGTGTGGTATTAACTCTTGAGGCTCGCCATGGCTTAATGATCGGGAAAATCCTTGGTCCATGTCTTGTAAATCCATTTATGTACTGTCTTAGGACAAAAGAAATTAGATGTAAGATCTTTGGGATTTTCAGAAACAGTTGA